The following are encoded together in the Pempheris klunzingeri isolate RE-2024b chromosome 24, fPemKlu1.hap1, whole genome shotgun sequence genome:
- the LOC139223954 gene encoding DNA-binding protein SATB2-like, with translation MGECIEKMWSAHNKHNIKVERDFDFSVLSQRPPTLLPSPTHLGTLGSPGAVPIKSGLGDAQTSTQPHCLPHPANQHHPSPPLRPQAPSLLGHNGLLSPQLSPQLMRQQLAMAHLINQQLAVSRLLAHQHPQGVGQQFLNHPPISRTCKGSGASNEPSLNSGAEVSFEIYQQVRNELKRASVSQAVFARVAFNRTQGLLSEILRKEEDPRSASQSLLVNLKAMQNFLNVPEGERDRIYQEERERSTNTNHSHTINHIPNPNTHRQTQIKCSAVPGAELPLKLDSLVNITSGIYDEIQQEMKRAKVSQALFAKVAANKSQGWLCELLWWKESPSPENRTLWENLCTIRRFLALSQADRDQVYEKESRQQHSERLHTVLHIPDQQTLHRQPPPPLSAPSPIHEDPQPVPLLVLHGSGDEPQHGLNPGLGGPKKARSRTKISLEALGILQSFIGDVGLYPDQEAIHTLSAQLDLPKHTIVKFFQNQRYNVKHHCQVREQVIPGEDDGESLSPSEGGICTTGSRGEESQGEEGLCTSEDLSEDGGGSVEAFRTEGGDGREEKDVEMEKEDGHDGKASGPATSSLSPYSSLDSPHSAEQQR, from the exons ATGG GTGAATGCATTGAGAAGATGTGGTCagcacacaacaaacacaatataaaag tGGAAAGGGATTTCGACTTCAGCGTCCTCAGCCAGCGCCCCCCAACTCTTTTGCCCTCTCCCACACATTTGGGCACTCTGGGCAGCCCTGGAGCTGTGCCCATCAAGAGTGGTCTTGGAGACGCTCAGACCTCCACCCAGCCTCACTGTCTGCCACACCCCGCCAACCAGCACCACCCCAGTCCTCCTCTGCGTCCCCAGGCTCCCTCTCTCCTGGGCCACAATGGGCTTTTGTCCCCCCAGCTCTCCCCCCAGCTCATGCGTCAGCAGCTCGCCATGGCCCACCTCATCAACCAGCAGCTAGCCGTCAGCCGCCTACTTGCCCACCAGCATCCACAGGGAGTCGGCCAGCAGTTCCTCAATCACCCGCCAATCTCACGGACCTGCAAGGGCTCTGGGGCTAGTAATGAGCCCAGCCTCAACTCAGGCGCTGAAGTCTCTTTCGAAATTTACCAGCAAGTCAGGAACGAGCTGAAGAGGGCCAGCGTTTCCCAGGCCGTGTTCGCCCGTGTGGCTTTTAATCGCACACAg GGGTTGCTGTCGGAGATCCTTCGCAAGGAGGAGGACCCTCGCTCGGCCTCGCAGTCGCTGCTCGTCAACCTGAAGGCCATGCAGAACTTCCTCAACGTGCCAGAGGGAGAGCGAGACCGCATCtaccaggaggagagagagaggagcaccAACACCAACCACAGCCACACCATAAACCACATCCCTaaccccaacacacacagacagacacag ATTAAGTGCAGCGCAGTGCCTGGCGCAGAGCTGCCACTGAAGCTGGACTCGCTGGTCAACATCACATCAGGCATCTATGATGAGATCCAACAGGAGATGAAGAGGGCCAAGGTTTCCCAGGCTCTGTTCGCCAAGGTGGCTGCCAATAAAAGTCAG GGCTGGCTCTGCGAGTTGCTCTGGTGGAAAGAGAGCCCAAGCCCCGAGAACCGCACACTGTGGGAGAACCTGTGCACCATCAGGAGGTTCCTGGCGCTATCTCAGGCCGACAGAGACCAGGTGTACGAGAAGGAGtcgaggcagcagcacagcGAAAGGCTTCACACCGTCCTGCACATCCCGGACCAACAG ACACTCCACAGACAGCCCCCGCCACCTCTGTCAGCTCCATCTCCTATTCATGAAGACCCCCAGCCCGTGCCGTTGCTGGTCCTACACGGCTCAGGAGATGAGCCCCAGCATGGCTTGAACCCCGGCCTTGGAGGACCAAAGAAGGCCCGCTCACGGACAAAGATTTCCCTCGAGGCCCTGGGAATCCTGCAGAGCTTCATCGGCGACGTGGGGCTCTACCCTGACCAGGAGGCCATCCACACCCTGTCAGCCCAGCTGGATCTACCCAAGCACACCATCGTTAAGTTCTTCCAGAACCAGCGCTACAATGTCAAGCACCACTGCCAGGTCAGAGAGCAGGTCATCCCCGGGGAGGACGACGGGGAGAGCTTGAGTCCCAGTGAGGGAGGCATCTGCACGACGGGGAGTCGAGGGGAAGAAAGCCAAGGGGAGGAAGGTCTTTGTACGTCCGAGGACTTGagtgaggatggaggaggatcaGTGGAGGCATTcagaacagagggaggagatggaagagaagaaaaagatgtggagatggagaaggaAGACGGGCATGATGGGAAAGCCTCGGGGCCGGCAACTTCCTCCTTGTCCCCCTACAGCAGCCTGGACAGCCCCCACTCTGCAGAGCAACAGAGATAA
- the LOC139223884 gene encoding CD59B glycoprotein-like has product MKVFALALLLLVALTYGEALQCISCVREAPDSGDCVDTVDTCPPEMDACAKIAYPAPHENIFHKSCFKMAECLKLGITQGLKVSCCTWDGCNK; this is encoded by the exons ATGAAGGTCTTTGCTTTGGCTCTCCTGCTCCTGGTGGCACTCACCTACG GTGAGGCCCTGCAGTGTATCAGCTGTGTCCGTGAGGCTCCTGACAGTGGggactgtgtggacactgtggacaccTGTCCTCCGGAGATGGATGCTTGTGCCAAAATCGCCTACCCCGCCCCTCATG AGAACATTTTCCACAAGTCCTGCTTCAAAATGGCCGAGTGTCTGAAGCTGGGAATCACTCAGGGTCTGAAGGTCAGCTGCTGCACCTGGGACGGCTGCAACAAATAA
- the arhgap1 gene encoding rho GTPase-activating protein 1 — translation MSSELLVDLGEDPATAQLGQLKLATIEDQQWPADDSTLSKSETDISQRFDAGSPHLPWDHPFYDIARHQIIEVAGDDNFGRKVIVFNACRMPPQHQLDHHKLLMYLKGTLDQYVESDYTLIYFHHGLTSENKPSLSWLREAYREFDRKYKKNIKALYIVHPTMFIKTLLILFKPIISFKFGRKINYVSYLSELEDVVKCEQLLIPARVKEYDNKLRATMKPTAQPPMSPSRSPPLPNQVFGVPLALLRQNSPDGDCVPVVMRDTITFLSEQGLEIEGIFRRSANVTLVKDVQLRYNSGATVDFREMEDVHLAAVILKTFLRELPEPLLTYQLYNDIVNFASVSSDSQVTVMKTLVESLPEENYASLRYLITFLAQVSANSEVNKMTNSNLAVVFGPNLLWGRDNAMSLSAIGPINNFTRTLLDQQHLVFT, via the exons atgtcttcAGAGCTTCTGGTAGATCTGGGTGAAGACCCTGCCACTGCACAGTTGGGACAGCTGAAGCTGGCCACAATAGAGGACCAGCAGTGGCCTGCTGATGACTCTACTCTCAGCAAGTCAG agacaGATATCTCCCAGCGCTTTGATGCTGGCTCTCCCCACTTGCCCTGGGACCATCCCTTCTATGACATCGCCAGGCATCAGATCATTGAAGTTGCAG gtGATGATAACTTTGGCAGGAAGGTGATCGTGTTTAATGCCTGCAGAATGCCTCCACAGCACCAACTGGACCATCACAAGCTGCTGAT gtatCTTAAAGGGACACTGGATCAGTATGTTGAAAGTGACTACACTCTGATCTATTTCCATCATGGGCTGACCAGTGAAAACAAGCCATCTCTCAGCTGGCTCCGAGAGGCCTACAGGGAGTTTGACAGAAA GTATAAGAAGAACATTAAGGCTCTGTATATCGTCCATCCCACCATGTTCATCAAGACTCTGCTGATCCTCTTCAAACCAATCATCAG tTTTAAGTTTGGCAGGAAGATCAACTATGTGAGCTATCTGAGTGAGCTGGAGGACGTGGTGAAATGTGAGCAGCTGCTCATCCCTGCCCGTGTCAAAGA gTATGACAACAAGTTGAGAGCAACGATGAAACCGACCGCGCAGCCTCCCATGTCTCCTTCTCGCAGCCCTCCCCTCCCCAACCAGGTGTTTGGGGTACCACTCGCATT gcTCAGGCAGAACAGTCCAGATGGTGATTGTGTTCCTGTGGTGATGAGGGACACCATTACCTTCCTTTCAGAACAAG GTTTGGAGATCGAGGGGATCTTCAGACGATCTGCCAATGTGACTCTGGTGAAGGACGTCCAGCTCAGATACAACTCAG GTGCAACAGTGGATttcagagagatggaggacGTCCACTTGGCAGCTGTGATTTTAAAGACATTCCTGAGGGAACTACCTGAGCCTCTGCTGACCTATCAGCTGTACAATGACATCGTCAACTTCGCCT CTGTATCCAGCGACAGCCAGGTGACAGTTATGAAGACGCTGGTAGAGTCGCTGCCAGAGGAAAACTATGCATCCCTGCGATACCTCATCACATTCCTGGCACAG gtatCAGCCAACAGTGAAGTGAATAAGATGACCAACAGTAATCTGGCTGTGGTGTTTGGTCCTAACCTGCTCTGGGGGCGGGATAACGCCATGTCACTCAGCGCCATTGGGCCAATCAACAACTTCACCAGAACCCTGCTGGACCAGCAGCATCTAGTTTTTACCTAA